AGACCTTACACAACGTCTCCAAAgcccccgtcccctccaaCGCAGCAATCTGCTCCTTCGTCACCCCAAACGCCCTCCCTACCGTAGACGTAATGCTCAAATACGCCTCCAGCGTCCCCCTCAAGTGGTCATGATACTCATCCAGAATAGTAAGCTGGATATCAATCAGAAACCTCAACTTGTGCgaaaacctcctcaccctctcatACTGCGTCGTGACGCTCTTCAACAGATCCgtcaccctcaccgccgcAAACGTCGGCTTCGTCTTCCCCGCCCCAGCAAAATCATAGTCGATCATCCTCGCATCCTGAGTCTTCATGATACCCTGGTATCTCTCGAGCGCAAACTGTTTTTCGGCTTCCAACCAAGTTCTAAAGTGATCTTGCAGAACTTCCGAAGtcaaacccccccatccctcctccacatcatcatcccccccatcataCGCgaaccctcccctcaacgTCTCATCAAAACTCATGAGCTGCCCCATCAAGCTGCTCAAAAACGCCGCATCCCCCCTCGTAGCCTCAAGCGTatccctcaccttctccctcaccaccggcaaCATGGCCGTAATAAACCCACACACCGGATCCATATACACCATCCTTTCTCTCACCCCCGTCTCGGCAaacctcgccgccaacaCCCCGCCAAAATTATCCCTCAGGAAATCCTCCCATTTCTCCAGCAAGGCAGTAAACCAAGGGAAACAATGCGCCCCAATCGCCTGCGGCGCACTGGTGGGTTTATCACTCATAAAATGAAACCTAAACTCCTTGACAAAAATCTGGGCCATGACCTCAAACGGTAAAAGGGTAACCACGGTCGGTGAGTAGAGAACTTCAGGTACCTGAAGATCAATCAGCTTCTCAAAACAGCCAAGCCATTCCTCATCCACTTCTGCATTGTCGGGATCAACGTTGGGCCATTTCCTAGCTTTGAGGACCGCTTCCAGCTCGGCGGACATGGTGGCTTTCATCTCGTCCCATAACGTCTCTGTGACTCCCTCGACAAAGTTAACCAGATGCACCGCTGCCCCGTCTGCATTGTTTTGCAGCTCCTTGAGTCTAAGACAGagctgcttgagcttggtgtaCGGCTCCAACGCCTGCTTGGGAGACTCGGGGAGGTGCGATCGGGCTTCCTGGCGGAGTTTGGCCAcgtcttggaggaggaggaggtattTGTAGGCTAGGTCCACCTTGCGGAGCTGTCCCATCGGTGCCTCGAGGCGTTTGATTGCTTCGTCGGGGGCGTCGGAGGAGGCGATGATCTGGAGGCGGACGTCGATGGAGGATTGGAGGCTTTGGAACTCGTCTATTTGGGCCATGAGGGCGTTTTGGCGGTCGGATTCCGACTGCCTGGCctgggcgagggcggcggtggcgtcGTCGAGTTGGGATTGGAGCTGGGAGCGTTGGTGTTCAaccgaggagaggagggtgtcgaggtgATCGAAgtcggtggtggattggAGCTTGTCGTCGAGGTAGTCCTCGAGGCGGATGTCGTGTTCCATGGTCGTCATGGTTGCCGGAAGAGACGTCAGAGCTGTCGTCGTTATAGAGAGATGTTAGGTTGGGTAGGAAAgtgagaagctcaaggctgtTCAGGGTGACATGTCCTGAGCTTGGATGgcaggtgggggaggtggagcttggtgatgtggtCGCAGCTCCCAACGGCGGGCGTATTTTACAGAACCTGGCGTAATTACATCCGATAATACCCCGCCGTGACGACATTAATTGCCATTTGCCGGCCGGGATTTTCGAGGCCGAGAACTTCCCCCGAAGCTGCCGTCCGAAAATAAAATCTTGGGATTTCTCCCTGGACCctgttttccttttttctctAGGTCCGAGGGCTACTCGGCAGCACgtatcccaccaccattccaATTGGCTCCTCAGTCAATCCCCTCAATGGCCCCAACATGAGGCCCATTCTCCCCCATCTCGGGTTTGCTACCCGCAGCATCAGCACATCCCTCGCCCAGGTTCCACGACGACCCCTCCTTGCGCAGGGTCGCAACCCCCGGCCTCATCGTGGGATTCAAACCACTCCCTCTCTGCTCCGCGCAGATGGCGGCGAACCCAAGACGcccaccaaaccaactcCCAAGGAAGACAAAGCCCAAGATGAAAGATCAGACAagcccaacaaccaccagcagcaaaagcGCCGCAAGCCCCCCCTCCGCAACTCCCTCCACCGCGTGGCCATCGTAGCCCAAAAAggcaaacccacccccaaaccaaccccctccgaAAAAGCCCCCGATGCAGCAGAaggctcctccaccatctcggccGTCTGCGTAGCCGACTCGTTCGACATGGAAAAAGTGGTCGATATCTTGTCTAGTCACAACTTCACCCTCGACCCTGACAACTCGGGCTTTGAACTCTCCGAAGTCGTCCACGCCCGCGGTCTCAACAACGGGGATATCTTTGTCTTCCCCTCAGGAACGGTGGTCACCTGGGCGCTCCCCCCTGACGTGGTCAACACTCTCGCAACAAAACATTTGCTACCAGCAGCGGAACAGCCTTTTGTCGAAAACAAAGAGGTGGAAGACCTCGAGTTCGTCGCCGAcccagaggcagaggagtcAAGGGTGAATGGAGACGTAGTAGTCCTCGGCACAAGAAGGGAACTCGAATCCGGCGAGGGGCTCGACACAACCCTGGCCAAAATCGCCTTTTCATCCGGCCTGGCAAGGAGCACCaagctggcggtgctggagTCCTCCCTGACCCGCTACCTCGAAAGCACTCGCCACATCCCCGACCGGCTCTCCCAGGGGCTCCGCGCCCCGCTGTCGAGAGATTTAATCCTCAAAAAGGCGGGCGAGCTGTTGAACTTGAGGAGTCAGCTGAATCACTACAACGACCTGACGGACTCCCTGCCGGATATCTTTTGGGATaccgaggagaagctggagacGTATTACGCCAAGATTGGGAAGGCGCTGGATGTGGGGGTGAGGATCAAGACGTTGAATGACAAGATGACGTATGCGCAGGAGGTGATCAATATGACGCAGGGGGTGTTGGATATCAGCGAGAAGATGTCTAGCGAGGCGCACAGTACGAGGTTGGAGTGGATTATTATAATACTGATTGCGATTGAGGTAGGGTTTgagctgaggaggttgtatatggagaggggggaggacaagtttgaggagagggttttggaggaggtgagggggttgagggaggaggtcaggggtttgaaggggggtgggaaggaggcagcggcggcggcgtgaGATTGGAAGGTTTTACATACAAGTTTTCACACAACTACTGTTTAGATATGATACCCAGCTCTTTTTACAAATTTTATTTTCTGGTTCAAAATGATTTGACGGAGAAATATTATGCCCAGTGGGTGATGATAAGCAAGGTGTGGTTTGTCGGGTCTCCATACACATGTCATACATAATCACATGAACCGTAGAACAGAATCTGTTAAAacaggaaaaaaaacaaaaaacaaaaaaaacttGTAGTCGCTCGCTATATTGGTATTTGTATCTGTTAtcctcccacctcacctGAAAAGAAACCCCTTTCTGTCCCTAATCAACATAGCTCTGTCCCGTAGCAGAGCTCCTGACCCATTTCCTGGTTGAAAACGCACTACTCCCAAATCATCAACTAGGAAACCCGCTATCCCTTCCCTGAGTGGAACAAACATCAAGAAACCTAAACCTGACCATCATtacacaccctccccccatttCACTCTCCCTTCtcagacatcatcatcgccgaCTCTCCCCTCCGCTCCAAAGCCCCTTGCTCAACTCAACAACCCTGTTCGCCTCACTCCCCGGCCTCAAACTAGCCGGCACCCCCCCCAAAGGAGCATCCTCCATGCTAACATCCccatcctgctgctgctgctgcgaccCCCCACTCACAAACCCACTatccctcccaccactcccagTCGTCgaaccccccatccccgaaATCCCACTatcatccctccctcccccaactccaacgccCCCCGCCGGCGGTATCCCCCTCTGCGCCTGCAGCCCCCCCCGTCCCGGCTCACCACTTCTCCCCCCGTTCATCCCCCCCCCATtctgcccctccctcaacttgTTAATCGCCCTCACCGTATCGATAGCAGCATGCAACGTCCTCCTCGCATTGAAAttcttcttcaccgtcgGCAGCAGATTAGCCcccttatccccctccccatcctgcccctccccaccaccaccattcttGTTCAGCCACCCGGCCACAAAAGGATGCTGCAACGCCTCATGCgccgtcatcctcttccccggATCAATAGTCAAACACCTCTTGATAAAGTCCTTTGCACTCTCgctcacccccctccagtACTCCAACGGCGTAAAGCTGTAATCCGCATTCAGAATCGCCTGCATCTCCTCAAAGTCGCTGTCCCGATCAAACGGCGTGTACCCGCACAGCAAAAAGTACGTAATCACCCCCAGCGCCCAGAGATCAACCGGCTTGCCGTGGCCCGTCTTTTTGAAAATCTCGGGCGCCATGTACCCCGGCGTGCCGCAGGTGGTCGTCAAGACGTGGAACTGCTCCTCGTCCATGATGCGCGAGAGGCCGAAATCCGCAATGAGCAGGTCGGCGTTGTCCTCGGGGGtgcggaagaggaggttctCCGGCTTGAGGTCGCGGTGGACGATGCCGTGGTCGTGGAGGTAGGCTATCGCCGAGAGCGTCGCGCGGATGAGGTCGGCGGCGTCGGATTCGTAGTAGGAGCCTTTGCGGCAGATGCGCTCAAAGAGCTCgccgccgagggcgaggtcgGTTACGAGGTAGAGGTTGTTCATTGTTTCAAAGTAGTCgacgagggtgaggatgttTTGGTGGCCCATGGAGACTTTGCGGAGGACGGCGATTTCGTTGCGGACCTGTTCATTTCCCCCAAGGTTAGAGCAGACActtggggaggttgtcaaAGGGGGGGGCCAACATACCATGTGCTCACGTCCAGCCATCAGCCTCTTGTTAATCACCTTGGCGGCGTAGTACCTGCCGGTATCAATGTGCACGCACTCCTTCACGACCGAGTAAGACCCCGCGCCGAGGGTCTTGCCGACTTTGTATTGGCATGGTTGGATGTTGGGTTGGGCAGGTCGGCCGCCGGGGGTGGCCATGGTTGGGgatgtttttcttttccgccTGTCAACTGTAGCTGGGTAGGTATGTCGTCGACGGTATGGCGGTGTCGCTTACGAAGctcgcgcgcgcgcgcaaaCTGTCGGTATCGCCGTCGGTGGTGTATGTCCGGTCCACAAGATCAACCGCACTCTCCACCTGTTCTTTACActtgtcgttgttgtcgtcgtcgtcggtaATAGTTTGCCTGGGCGCCTTGCGCAGCCTTATCCTAGTTGGTGTAGCAGTAGCCAAAGGGGGGAAAACTCCTCTGACCGCAATCGGGCAGCTaaccagccagccagccttgCTGTAACGCAGTGAGAAGTAAGTGCCAAAAGAGGGGGTCCAATCGGACCAAAAGGGATTGGATGATTTGTCTCGGTAGAAATTGAGGGattggtttgggagggagggaataAGTCCGGGGTTTTGCTATTATATATATGGGGAGAGTGACACAACAGCTCAAGGGGACGGccgggggagtgggagggggagggcgaggagagggGTTCGTGTGATTGTTTCTGCTGTTGTTTCCACTTGATGCTCCAACTCAACAACTTAAGGTAGTATCAAAGCTGACTCTGCCCAACGAGCAAACACTGAAGACTCTTTTATGTCAACAAGACaccaacaaaaagaaaagaagctcGTTCCGGCATTTGTCTCCGTCAGCCGcaccccatctccagcttcCATCGTGACCCAGACCACTCGAGACAAGCACCCAGTTTCTGCCCCTCGTTCTCCCAACCAATCGCGTCGAGTGGGgagccccacttcccccCCGTTCAGGGAGTCCACCCAACGGTTCGCTCCCCCCTGTCAAACATAAACATCTGGCTGGGACTTCTGTGTAACATCGCGAGTCCCGTCTGTAGAGAATAGGGTTATGGAAAGTCTTGATTCAATTCCTGTCAAATCAAGACTGGGTATCTTCTTTTGCCAGTACAAACAGCTCCCTACATACTCTTCTCTTGAATTACCTCTTGctgctcttctcctt
The sequence above is a segment of the Podospora pseudoanserina strain CBS 124.78 chromosome 5, whole genome shotgun sequence genome. Coding sequences within it:
- a CDS encoding hypothetical protein (EggNog:ENOG503NY78; COG:D; COG:U), which codes for MTTMEHDIRLEDYLDDKLQSTTDFDHLDTLLSSVEHQRSQLQSQLDDATAALAQARQSESDRQNALMAQIDEFQSLQSSIDVRLQIIASSDAPDEAIKRLEAPMGQLRKVDLAYKYLLLLQDVAKLRQEARSHLPESPKQALEPYTKLKQLCLRLKELQNNADGAAVHLVNFVEGVTETLWDEMKATMSAELEAVLKARKWPNVDPDNAEVDEEWLGCFEKLIDLQVPEVLYSPTVVTLLPFEVMAQIFVKEFRFHFMSDKPTSAPQAIGAHCFPWFTALLEKWEDFLRDNFGGVLAARFAETGVRERMVYMDPVCGFITAMLPVVREKVRDTLEATRGDAAFLSSLMGQLMSFDETLRGGFAYDGGDDDVEEGWGGLTSEVLQDHFRTWLEAEKQFALERYQGIMKTQDARMIDYDFAGAGKTKPTFAAVRVTDLLKSVTTQYERVRRFSHKLRFLIDIQLTILDEYHDHLRGTLEAYLSITSTVGRAFGVTKEQIAALEGTGALETLCKVYGSADHVVNALKDWSNEEFFITMWEQLQSRAKVTEDQSNLAGGMSYDHVRNRTSAVVGTEDNDNGVLFDETIAAYSARRQTAQKLLSEALASSHHKIFRAYLHRAQWTTISDEVDNLAITAELDEPLRILKRDLDFLSRALGTAAFRRVWRQALEKLNDILWTEVLMSHKFTASGAAQFARDLAAIEGVVERYIPDGSNALGSLSDAVRLLNLPLEGEGMTLKKATDMVYTDNTEAKKMLEEVGVADGGLTAANARQILGRRVENAE
- a CDS encoding hypothetical protein (EggNog:ENOG503NURQ; COG:S) — translated: MRPILPHLGFATRSISTSLAQVPRRPLLAQGRNPRPHRGIQTTPSLLRADGGEPKTPTKPTPKEDKAQDERSDKPNNHQQQKRRKPPLRNSLHRVAIVAQKGKPTPKPTPSEKAPDAAEGSSTISAVCVADSFDMEKVVDILSSHNFTLDPDNSGFELSEVVHARGLNNGDIFVFPSGTVVTWALPPDVVNTLATKHLLPAAEQPFVENKEVEDLEFVADPEAEESRVNGDVVVLGTRRELESGEGLDTTLAKIAFSSGLARSTKLAVLESSLTRYLESTRHIPDRLSQGLRAPLSRDLILKKAGELLNLRSQLNHYNDLTDSLPDIFWDTEEKLETYYAKIGKALDVGVRIKTLNDKMTYAQEVINMTQGVLDISEKMSSEAHSTRLEWIIIILIAIEVGFELRRLYMERGEDKFEERVLEEVRGLREEVRGLKGGGKEAAAAA
- the cmk1 gene encoding Calcium/calmodulin-dependent protein kinase type I (COG:T; EggNog:ENOG503NX22): MATPGGRPAQPNIQPCQYKVGKTLGAGSYSVVKECVHIDTGRYYAAKVINKRLMAGREHMVRNEIAVLRKVSMGHQNILTLVDYFETMNNLYLVTDLALGGELFERICRKGSYYESDAADLIRATLSAIAYLHDHGIVHRDLKPENLLFRTPEDNADLLIADFGLSRIMDEEQFHVLTTTCGTPGYMAPEIFKKTGHGKPVDLWALGVITYFLLCGYTPFDRDSDFEEMQAILNADYSFTPLEYWRGVSESAKDFIKRCLTIDPGKRMTAHEALQHPFVAGWLNKNGGGGEGQDGEGDKGANLLPTVKKNFNARRTLHAAIDTVRAINKLREGQNGGGMNGGRSGEPGRGGLQAQRGIPPAGGVGVGGGRDDSGISGMGGSTTGSGGRDSGFVSGGSQQQQQDGDVSMEDAPLGGVPASLRPGSEANRVVELSKGLWSGGESRR